CGCCGTCAGCGAACCAGTTGGTTCGGCGCTCACCCTCGATAAAATAGCGATTGAGCGGCCATGTCTTCCGCCCCTGCTGGTCTTCGATCCAGTTAGACTGCGAAGGAGCCATGAAAATGGGATGTTCGATGGTGAACACAAGTGCCCCCCCCCGCACCAGTGCCCGATGCATCATGCTGACGAGGCGGTCGAAGTCCTCGACATAGTGAAAGGTGAGCGCGCTGTAGATGAGCTCGAAACTGTCCGCTGGCAGTTCGAGCGTATCAAGGTCGGCGATGCGATAGGCTATTGCGTCGTCGAATGTGTCCGCGCGGGCCCGGGTGATCATGTTCTCGGACAGGTCGTAGCCTGTTACCGAGGCAGCGCCATTTTCGCGCATCCAGCGCGAGGCCCATCCAAAGCCGCAGCCGAGGTCAGCCACTCTCTTGCCCTTCAATGGTGGCAACATCGCCTGGATGGCGCCCCACTCGGGCGCCCCTTCCAAGCCATGAACCTGCCTAGGGAGTTGGCTGTAACCAGCGAAAAACGTCGGATTGTCGTAAATGTTCTGTGCCATGTTTTTTGTCCGTTAGATGAATGGACGAGGCACCAGCCATGCTAAAACACCTCGTCCGAAAGGGCGAGGCCGGTATTGGCAAGTCGCTTAATTAGGTCGCGCGCTCAATGCCCGGCATCCCGCCAATGAGATGCCGGCCAAGCGGGTGACAATGTGGATGTCCTTTTCGGCCATTTGGTAATGATGTTCGTTGGGCGATACCAAGTCAAGCGCGTTTGCCGGGCCGTTAGAAGCTTCAATGCCCCCTATATGCGAGGTCGGCTTTTAGACAAGCTGCCCAAAGCCGCCAGTCGGCTGCCCACCTAATCTCAGTCGTTCGCGTTTATGGGTTCACGGGCTAGTTGGAAATGGTCATCAGGCCAATATCTTCCGGGTCTGGCACTGTAGCGTTGAATATGTCGAGATAACTTTTCCGCTTTCGAGGGGATGTTCCAGAAGCATCAACTTTCTCATTGACAGCCTTCAATAATCGTTCTGCGCTCGGTTTAAGTTTCGCTTCGACTTCTTCTATCCGATCATCGATATTACCCGGTGGGATTGCCGATTTCTTGTCTTTGCCTGTTGATGGCAATTTGACGCTCAGATTTACCGTCCTGGTATTTTCTTGGTTCCCGTCACCAGATTCAGCAATCGACGGGGAGGCGGTTATGCTGGCTTTCGGCCGAGGTTTCTCATCTGGCTGAGGACTGTAGGGCAGGGGGCTGATTGTCTGCTCAGCGGCCCGTTGCCCGTCGTGCGCGTATTCGCTCGTGAGTGCTGGTACTGGCCTATGGGGCAAATATTCAATCGTCGGCACATCAGGAACGCGCGATTGCGAATAAGCTTCAGCGGATTTGAAGGGTTGGGTGTTGAAAAATCGCAGCTTGTCGCCATAGATCGGTCGTTGACCTTCGACGAGCAAGATCATCTTGCTTTCTGGCATTTGCCGCACTTCTTGCGGCATCATCAAATCGCGTTCCCGGATTTGCTCAACTTTTGTGCGCCGAGGTAAACCGAGAATTTCGATGGTACGGGATTCCGACTTGTAGCGGATGGTTCTTTTTCCGAGTGCCCGGGATGCATATTCCGCTGTCGCCTGGTCGTTGGCACCTAGCACCAGCTGATAACCACAGTTGCCGAGAAGGGAGTGACGCGAAGTCTCGCCATAAATCTCGTCGAGATTCTTGAGATCCTGAATGATGATAGCAAGCTTAATATTATAACCAGCCACATAGGGAAGCTTCGTCATAATCTCATCCATCTTTTTAAGCTGCCGAAATTCATCCAGCAAAAAATAGACGGGTAGCGAATTTGGATCGTGTTCCAGTGTCAGAATGTTCATGACCTGTTGCACGAACAATGTGAGAAGTGGGCGCAAGATCGTAATATCGGTAATATTGGGTGCCAGATAAATAGAGATAGGCCGCCGTTTCATGGCGGCGATATCCATGTCGGTTACTTCCGTCGCGGCTACGATACGTTCATTTCTAAAGGGTCTGAGCGCGTTTTGGATATCGAGGAGCGCGGATGCTGCGGCGCGTTCAGACAATGCCAGAAACGCGTTGAAGCTTTCGACCGTATATTTTGAAAGGTTCGGCTCTTTTTCCTTGATGAACTTGATCTGCGCCTGAAGATCAACGCCACTGTTCACGAAGGAAACGACTTCGCCGAGGTTGCGCCGTCCATGATAATAGGGGCTCTCCAGAACATAGCTTATAATTCCGGCTACGACCTGTTGAGCCAAGCCCTGCCAAACTGAGTTTTCAGAGCCAACATTTTCGGGAACCAGAATGCTGGCGATATTCTGAATATCCGTTGTGCGATTGCCGCGCTCGGGTCGCACAAAATCCAGAGGATTATAACGATTTGTCCTCTCCGAGCCGGGAGCGAAGAGGAAGACCTGACTGCCATTCTTCTTGCGATATCCGGCTGTCGCCTTGAAAATTTCGCCCTTCAAGTCGGATACGATCATTGAACCTTCATGCATGAGAGCGTTTGGAATGACATAGCCCGCTCCCTTACCCGATCGTGTAGGACCGATAATCAGATGATGGCGACTGTCTGCCGCTCGCAGCACATTGCGGCCGAACCGCCCGAATATGTGCCCTGTCTTACGGAACCACTTGCCGCGACGAAGGCCCATGACGTCCTGAAAAGCCGCATCCCCCAAGGGGTTTTCGTAGCGTCTAAGACCGAGATAGCCCGCAAAAATGGCGGCGGCGATGGCAGGTAGCAAGGCACCGATGGCAACTCGTTGCAGAGTTGAGTTGGACGCGTAGGCCCAGACTTGCTGAAGCGGAGCAAAAGGATTTTCGGTGATGGTGATATTCAAAATTCGGCTGTCTTTATAGACTACCCCGAGTACGACCCCATAAGCCAAGGTCCAGACAAGGAAGGCTA
The sequence above is drawn from the Ochrobactrum vermis genome and encodes:
- a CDS encoding class I SAM-dependent methyltransferase, which gives rise to MAQNIYDNPTFFAGYSQLPRQVHGLEGAPEWGAIQAMLPPLKGKRVADLGCGFGWASRWMRENGAASVTGYDLSENMITRARADTFDDAIAYRIADLDTLELPADSFELIYSALTFHYVEDFDRLVSMMHRALVRGGALVFTIEHPIFMAPSQSNWIEDQQGRKTWPLNRYFIEGERRTNWFADGVLKFHRTVGTTLNALIRAGFQIDRVEEFAPTKDQIDANPGLAEELERPMMLLVAAHRN
- a CDS encoding type IV secretory system conjugative DNA transfer family protein, with product MSKGYKAVYLIFCAGIAFLVWTLAYGVVLGVVYKDSRILNITITENPFAPLQQVWAYASNSTLQRVAIGALLPAIAAAIFAGYLGLRRYENPLGDAAFQDVMGLRRGKWFRKTGHIFGRFGRNVLRAADSRHHLIIGPTRSGKGAGYVIPNALMHEGSMIVSDLKGEIFKATAGYRKKNGSQVFLFAPGSERTNRYNPLDFVRPERGNRTTDIQNIASILVPENVGSENSVWQGLAQQVVAGIISYVLESPYYHGRRNLGEVVSFVNSGVDLQAQIKFIKEKEPNLSKYTVESFNAFLALSERAAASALLDIQNALRPFRNERIVAATEVTDMDIAAMKRRPISIYLAPNITDITILRPLLTLFVQQVMNILTLEHDPNSLPVYFLLDEFRQLKKMDEIMTKLPYVAGYNIKLAIIIQDLKNLDEIYGETSRHSLLGNCGYQLVLGANDQATAEYASRALGKRTIRYKSESRTIEILGLPRRTKVEQIRERDLMMPQEVRQMPESKMILLVEGQRPIYGDKLRFFNTQPFKSAEAYSQSRVPDVPTIEYLPHRPVPALTSEYAHDGQRAAEQTISPLPYSPQPDEKPRPKASITASPSIAESGDGNQENTRTVNLSVKLPSTGKDKKSAIPPGNIDDRIEEVEAKLKPSAERLLKAVNEKVDASGTSPRKRKSYLDIFNATVPDPEDIGLMTISN